The following proteins come from a genomic window of Nicotiana tomentosiformis chromosome 12, ASM39032v3, whole genome shotgun sequence:
- the LOC138903080 gene encoding uncharacterized mitochondrial protein AtMg00810-like — translation MYVDDIIFGSVNLVLCKKFSHFMQNEFEMSIMGELTFFIGLQMHQSDECIFICQTKYTKELIQKFGLSNAKALGTPMSPTISLDKYEKGKSVDESKYRGMIE, via the coding sequence ATGTATGTCGATGATATTATATTTGGAAGTGTTAATCTAGTTCTATGCAAGAAATTCTCACATTTCATGCAaaatgagtttgaaatgagcattaTGGGAGAACTGACTTTCTTCATTGGGCTACAAATGCATCAATCGGATGAATGTATCTTTATATGTCAGACAAAGTACACGAAGGAGCTGATACAAAAATTTGGATTGAGCAATGCAAAAGCACTTGGAACTCCCATGAGTCCAACTATATCTCTTGACAAATATGAGAAAGGAAAATCGGTGGATGAATCAAAATATCGTGGAATGATTGAATAG